The DNA window CAGCAttgacaatcttcgtcgcttacgctccaacatcatgctacaaagaaaaaaaagtagaagctTTCTATGTGGACCTAGAAAAGCTCTACAGAGAAGACCAcactttctacaaggtcattcTTGGTGATTTTAACGGCAAGATGTTCAACAGAAGAAGGCCTGAgtaacttcacatcgg is part of the Necator americanus strain Aroian chromosome V, whole genome shotgun sequence genome and encodes:
- a CDS encoding hypothetical protein (NECATOR_CHRV.G18815.T1); translated protein: MARNIDSFEQLTFRNGCLRMRRYGPTPALTIFVAYAPTSCYKEKKVEAFYVDLEKLYREDHTFYKVILGDFNGKMFNRRRPE